DNA sequence from the Streptomyces sp. MST-110588 genome:
CTGTTACGGGCGGGTCGGATTCGAGGTGCTGCGCGTACTGGTCACCGCCCACAGGGAGGACCCGGAGACGGAATTCCACATAGCCGAGGACGGCCCCGGGGGCGGTGGGTGCCAGGCGCCGTCGTAAGGGAACGGCCGCCGTGAGGAAATGGCCGCGGTGCGGGAACGGCCGCCGTGCGGGAGGAGGCCGCGATGGGGGAGGAGGGGGACGGGGAGCCGGGCCGGGCTCCGGGCGCGGCGCCGGGGGCGACTCCGCTGCGTACGCTCCTGCTCCAGGCGGGCGCGGCGGTCGGGGCGCAACTGTCACTGCTGGCTGCGCTGTTGTACTACTTCGGGTGGGTGCGCAGTGCGGCGCGGGCCTCCTACTTCGGCTTCGCCGAGAGCCACCTGGCGCCTTCCGCGCAGTGGTACATGCTCAGCAGCGTGCCCGCCCTGTACGAGCCGTTCCTCGTGGCCTCGGGGACGCTGCTGCTGTGGCGGATCGGTGACCCGCTGCTCGTACGGACGCTGACCGCCCGGCCACGCGCCCGGCGGCTGTGCTGCGCCGGGCTGGTGGCGGCCCTGCCCGCCGTCCCCCTGGCGCTGTGGGCGATGACCCGCCTCTCGCCCGGGTGGTGGGAGCTGGCGCTGCCCGCCTCGCTGACCGCCGGGGTGCTGCTGGCGTCCTACGGGTGCGCGCTGTGGTCCCGTACGAGTACCGGGACGGGCGCCGACCCGGCCTGGACGCTGTGGCCCGCGTCGATGGGGCTCTACGCCGTCGGGCTGGTGGTGGTGCTGGTCTTCTGGACGGTGGGCGCCTTCGCCTCCGTCGAGGGCCGTGGCTCGGCGATGCGTATGGCGGCCACGCTCGAACACCACCTCGGCGTAGTCGTCTACAGCGCCCAGGACCTGCGGCTGTCGGCCCCCGGCGTCGATGTCACCTTCTACCCGGACCGGGGCGCGTACCACTACCGCTACCAGGGGCTGAAGTTCTACGCCTACGCCAACGGCAAGCTGTTCCTGCTGCCGCGCGGCTGGACGTACGACCGGCCGCAGACGATCGTCCTGCCGGACCGTGAGGGCCTGCGGGTCGAGTACGTCGGCCCATGAGGCGGTCGGTGCGGGCCCCGGGCAGGCCGAACCCGGCTGCGGCCTGCAAAGGGCGCGCACCTGGGCCCGCGCCTTGGCCTCATGCCTGGGCCCGCGCGGACCATGGCAGCACGCGCATTGGCGTGCCGGGTGATGTCCTGTCGGGTCATGCCGTGCCGGGTCATGCCGTGCCGGGTCATGCCGTGCCGGGTCATGTCGTGTAGCGGTGGCCGGAGTCACAGCGGCGGCTCTGGCCGTAACCGAGCGGCCGGGCTTAGTCTTTGGCGTGTTCCGCCTGTGGGCGGAGTGACAACTTCATGCGTACGCGACTGGGGAAAGCCGGTGGGAATCCGGCGCTGACCTGCAACCGTGTGCGGCGCGATCACCGCGCCGCGAGTCGGACCGCCCGGCGCGCCACGTGAACCGCTTCTCACTGTCATGGTCCGCAGCGTGGAGCCCTGAGCCCTCCGGTTCTTCGGCCCCTGCCGCTTCCTCTCGGAACGCGCGTCAGGGGTTTGTCGCGCGGCAGGGGTGTGTCCAGGGGCCCGGTGCGGCCCCGGAACCGAAGGGCACCCTTGCGATGACCGGTGCGATACGCGCGTTAGCCGCCGCCCTGGCCGTGCTGGCGGCGGCGGTCGGCGCGGGGCTCGCCCTGCCGGGAACGGCCGCCGCGGTGGACACCGGCCGGGGCCGGGCGGGCTTCTGCCCCGGCACCAACGGCGTGACCGTCGTCGTCGACTTCCGCGAACTGGGCGGCAGCGTCATCGTGCGGTGCGCCGTCGGCCGCCAGTCCACCGGGCTCGCCGCCCTCAAGGCCGCCGGCATCCGGGTCACCGGGACCAACCGGTGGGGTGAGGCGTTCATCTGCCGTCTGGAGAACAAGCCGGGGCCGGAGCGCGAAACCTGCATCGACACCCCGCCGACCCGGGCCTATTGGTCGTACTGGCATGCGCCCAACGGCGGCCGGTGGACCTACAGCCAGTACGGCGCCACCTACCGTACGCCGCCCGCGGGCAGCTTCGAGGGCTGGTCGTTCTCCCTGAACCGGGACGAGGGCGGGGCACCCGCGCCCCGTATCGCCCCCAGGCGGCCGGCACCCGCACCGGCGCCGGGGGACGGCGACGGCGGTAGTGGCGGTGGCGGCACCCAGGGTGGCGGCCAAGGCGGAAACAGCGGCAGCAGTGGCGGAAGCGGCGCGAGCGGCGGGAGCGGCGGAGGCAGCGATTCCGGTACGTCGGCGGGCGACGGCTCCCCGGCCGGCGGCACCGGTACGTCGTCCGCGGGCAACGGCGACGACTCGTACGGACGCCGGGAGCCGGGCCGTACGACAGACCCGCGGGAAGACGAAGACATGGACCGGCAGCCCCGGAACGACGAACAGGAGAAGGCGAAGGACAAGGCCGAAAGTAGGGAGCCGGGCGAGGCCCAAGGTGATGGCGGGGGCAACGGCGAGGAGGGTGACGGCAGTTACGCGCCCTCCGCCCCACGGGCCGCGTCCGGTGCGCCGGTCCCCGTGCCGACCGAGGCCCCGGCTGGTACGGCGGCGAGGACCGGCAGACCGCGGACGCCGCCCACGACGGCGGCATCCCCGTCGGGACGGTGATCGGGGCGGGTGTCGCCGCCGCGCTCGCCGTCGCGGCCGGTCTCACCGCCCGGCACCGCCGCACCGGCTCGCCGAGTCGCGCGGGCCGTTCAGGGCGTACCGGCGGCGCCCCATGAGCGTTCCGAGCCCCGTGAGGGGTCCTGTGAGGGGTCCTGCGAAGCGCCCTGTGAGTGCTCTGCGCCCCGTGAGTGCTCTGCCCCGGACCGTGCACCCCGGCGCCTGGTGGCTGTGGGCGCTGGGCATGGCGGTGGCAGCCGGCCGTACGGCCAATCCGGTGCTGCTGGTACTGATCCTCGCGGTGACCGGCTTCGTCGTGGCACAGCGGCGCGGTGACGCGCCCTGGGCCCTGGCCTTCCGTATGTATCTGATACTCGGCGGCTACATCGTCGCGATGCGGGTGCTCTTCCGGATCGTCTTCGGCGGCGGCCAGGGTGACACGGTCCTGTTCACCCTGCCGCAGATTCCGCTGCCCCAATGGGCCGCCGGGATAAGGCTGTTCGGGCCGGTGGCGGCGGAGCAACTGCTGGGCGGTCTGTACGACGGGCTACGGCTGGCGACCGTGGTCGTGTGCGTGGGCGCGGCCAACGCGCTGGCCAATCCCAAGCGGATGCTCAAGGCGCTGCCCGGCGCGCTGTACGAGATCGGCACCTCGGTCGTGGTCACGCTGACGGTGGCGTCCCAGTTGGCCGAGAGCGTGCAACGGGTGCGCCGCGCGCGGATGTTGCGCGGCGGCACGACGTTCGGCGCGGTAGGCGGTACGGCGGGCGGCCCCCGAAAAGGCCGTACGGCGGGCGGCCTCCGCAAAGGCCGTACGGCCCTGCGCTCCCGTACGCCCCGTACTGCTACGCCCCGCACCGCCCGCGCCCGCAGAAGGAACATCGGCGCCCTGCGCGGCATCGTCGTCCCCGTCCTGGAGGACGCCATGAACCGCTCGCTGGCCCTGGCCGCCGCCATGGCCTCGCACGGTTACGGCCGTACGGGCGGCCGGGCCACCCCCCGCGCCCGCCTGCTGACCGGCACCCTGGTCATCGCCGGGCTGCTGGGCGTGTGCGCCGGGCTGTACGGCGCGACGGGCGCAAGCACCCCGCCGTACCTGGGCACGCCCCTGCTCCTGGGCGGACTGTCGCTGGCCGGCTGCGGATTCGTGCTCGGCGGCCGGCGCGTCAGGCGCAGCGTCTACCGCCCCGACCCGTGGCGCGGCGCCGAATGGCTGGTCGCCGCGTCCGGCGTCGTCGCGGCGGCGCTGATGTACGCGGCCTCCCGCACCGACGCCGCCTCCCTGTACCCCCGCTCTCCCCCCTCGCCTGGCCCGAGGTGACGGCGCTGCCCGCCCTGGCCGTACTGACCGGGGTGCTTCCGGCCTGGTTCGCGCCCGCCCCGTGCCCGCGCCGAGGAGGCCGCCGAGTGATCCGCTTCGACCGGGTGACCTTCACCTACGCCGGGGCCGCGCGCCCCGCCCTGCACGAGGTGGGACTGGAGATCGGCGAGGGCGAACTGTGCCTGGTCACCGGCCGTACGGGCGTGGGCAAGTCCACGCTGCTCGGCGCCGTCAACGGCCTGGTGCCGCACTTCACCGGGGGCCACCTCCAGGGCACCGTCACCGTCGACGGCATCAGCACCGCCCACCTCCCGCCGCAGGAGTTCGCGCATCTGGTCGGCGTCGTCGGACAGGACCCGCTCGCCGGCTTCGTGACCGACACGGTCGAGGAAGAAATGGCGTACGGCATGGAGCAACTGGCGCTGCGGCCCGAGGTGATGCGCAAGCGCGTCGAGGAGACCCTCGACCTGCTGGGCATCGCCGAACTGCGGCACCGCGCCCTGCGGACGCTCTCCGGCGGACAGCAGCAGCGCGTCGCGATCGGCTCGGTGCTCACGGCCCACCCCCGGGTGCTGGTGCTGGACGAGCCGACCTCCGCCCTGGACCCCACCGCCGCCGAGGAGGTGCTGTCCGCGATCACCCGCCTGGTGCACGACCTGGGCACGACGGTGCTGGTCGCCGAGCACCGCATGGAGCGGGTGCTCCAGTACGCCGACCGGCTGGTCCACCTCACGGGGGACGGGCGGGTACGGGACGGCGACCCGGCCGAGCTGATGCGCACCTCGGACGTGGCGCCGCCCGTGGTCCGGCTGGGGCGGCTGGCGGGCTGGAGTCCGCTGCCGTTGTCCGTACGGGACGCCCGGCGGCAGGCGGGCGGACTGCGCGCCCGGCTCGCGCAGCACCCCGCCGCCCGGTCCGCGCCGCCGCCCGCCGCCCGGCCTGCGACGACACCCGCCGTACCTGTGCCGGCATCGGCACACGGTTCCGCGCGGGTGCCCGGGTCCGAGTCCGGCGCGTGGCGGCCGGTGCTGCGGGCCGAGCGGATCACCGTCGCGTACGGCGGGACCGTCGCCGTCCGCGAGGTCGACCTCGACCTGCGCCGTGGCGAGGTCACCGCGCTCATGGGCCGCAACGGCTCGGGCAAGTCCTCGCTGCTGTGGGCCCTCCAGGGCTCGGGACCCAGGCACTCGGGCCGGGTGGACGTGGGCGGTACGGATCCGGGCCGGGGTTCGCCCCGCAAGGCCCGTACGCTCGTCGGCCTGGTGCCGCAGACCGCCGGTGACCTGCTCTACCTCCATACGGTCGAGGACGAGTGCGCCCAGGCCGATGCCGAGTCCGGCGCCGCCCAGGGCACCTGCCGGGCGCTGCTGGACTCCCTGGCGCCCGGCGTCCCCGGGGCCCGGCATCCGCGCGACCTGTCCGAGGGCCAGCAGCTCGCGCTGGTCCTGGCCGTACAGCTCACCGCCGCGCCCGGCGTCGTCCTGCTCGACGAGCCGACCCGGGGGCTGGACTACCACGCCAAGGAGGTCTTCGCACGCCTCGTACGGCGGCTCGCGGACGAGGGCCGGGCGGTCGTGGTGGCGACACACGACGTGGAGTTCACCGCGCGGGCGGCGGACCGGGTCGTGGTGATGGCCCAGGGAGAGATCGTCGCGGACGGGCCGACGCCTCAGGTCGTGGTCTCCTCGCCGGCCTTCGCGCCGCAGGTGGCGAAGGTCCTCGGGCCGCAGCCCTGGCTGACCGTGGAAGAGGTCGAAAGCGCCCTGGAGGCACTGGAGGCCGTCGTATGAGCGGTGTAGCAGGCACGGACGGCAGGGGCGGTACGAGCGGGACGGAGACCGGGGGCAGCACCGTCGGTACGAGCGGTACGAGCGGTACGAGCGGTACGAGCGGCGGGGGCGGAGCACGGGCGGCCGTTTACGTCCGCGGGTGTCCGTGCTGCCGTTCCGGCTGCGCACCGGAACCGTACTCACGCTGGCGAGCGTGGCCGGACTGGCCATGTTCTGCTGGCCGCTGTTCCTGGCCCCGCCGCAGGCGGCGACCGCGCACACCGCCGACGCGCCGCTGATCTTCCTGGTGGCGATGCCGGTGCTGCTGGCCGTCGTGCTCGCCGAGATGGCCGGCGGCGGCATCGACACCAAGGCGCTGGCCCTGCTCGGCGTGCTGTCCGCGGTCAACGCGGGACTGCGCCCGCTGGGCGCCGGCACCGCCGGCATCGAGACCGTCTTCTTCCTGCTGGTGCTGGCGGGCCGGGTCTTCGGGCCCGGTTTCGGGTTCGTCCTGGGCGCCACCTCGCTGTTCGCCTCCGCCCTGCTGACCGCCGGGGTCGGGCCGTGGCTGCCGTTCCAGATGGTGGCGTCCGGCTGGATCGGGCTGGGCGCGGGGCTGCTGCCCAAGCGGGTCACGGGCAAGGCGGAGATCGCGATGCTCGCCGCGTACGGAGTCGCCGTCGCCTATGTCTTCGGGCTCCTGATGAACCTGTGGTTCTGGCCCTTCACGGCGGGACCGGACACCCAGCTCTCCTTCGTGGCGGGTGCGTCCCTGCCGGAGAACCTGCACCGCTTCCTGATCTTCACCCTGGTCACCTCCACCTTCGGCTGGGACACCGGGCGGGCGGTCACCAACCTGATCGCCATTCTCGCGCTGGGCCCGGCCGTACTGGCCGTCCTGCGCCGTGCCGCGCGCCGCGCCGCCTTCGGGGCCCCGGTCACGGTGACGCCAACTCCCACATCGGCCCCCGAGAAGCCGCCCGCCCCCGAGAAGCCGCCCGCCCCCGAAAAGCCGCCCGTAACCGGAAACCTTCCCCTCCCCGCATCCGCCCCCGTCCTCCCGTACGAGCAAGGAGCATCGCCATGCCACCGTCCCTCCGGCTGAGAGCCACGGCCGTGACACCGGCCGCCGCCCTGGCGGCGGCGCTGCTGCTGCCGGGCACCGCCCAGGCCGCCCCCGCCGCCCCGGCCGCCAAGTCCGTCACCGCCCTGAGGTCCCCGGCCAAGGCCGCCGCGACCTGGATGGCGGGCAGACTCACCGGCGGCACCAACGCCTCCGGTGACCACGGCCTGACCGCGGACATCGTCATGGGCATCGCCGCCACCGGCACGGGCGGCAAGACCGCGGCCAAGGCCACCGCCTGGCTGGAGGTCAACGCCGCGAGCTACATCAACCGCGGCACCCCCGGGAGGGTCTTCGCGGGCGGTACCGCCAAGCTGACGCTGGTCGCCGCCATCCAGCACCGTGATCCACACGACTTCGGCGGGCAGGACCTGACCAGGACACTGCTCGGCAGGCTCCAGGACAACGGCCGCTTCACCGACGACCTGCCCTCCGGCGACGGATCGAACCAGTTCACCCAGTCCCTGGCCGTACTCGCCCTGAAGCGCACCGGCGATCTGCCGGAGCGGGCCGTGGACTTCCTGGCGCGCTCGCGCTGCGCGGACGGCGGCTTCCCGCTCTACTTCAGGTCCGACCCGAGCGCATGCAAGTCCCATACGGACAGCACCGGTCTGGCCGTACAGGCACTGCTCGCCGCCGGACGCCCGGCCGCCGCCAGGCCGGCCCTGGACTGGCTGGTCAAGCAGCAGCTCAAGGACGGCAGCTTCCGCGACAACGGGTTCGGTACGCCGCCGGGGAACTCCAACTCCACGGCGCTGGACGTCCAGGCGCTGGCCGCCGGCGGCCGTACCGGGGCCGCCGCGAAGGGCGTCGCCTGGCTGCGGAGCAGACAGCTCGGCTGCGGCGCCCCGGCCGCCGACCGGGGCGCCGTCGGCTACGCCGAGCCCAAGGCGGACGGCACCGCCCTGCGCGCCACCGCCCAGGTCGTCCCGGCCCTCGCGGGCAAGTCGCTCGGCCAGATCGACGCCAAGGACGCCGCAGCCGGCCTGGAACCCGTCCGCTGCACCCCGGCGGACGACGGTTCCTCCGGCGGCGGAACACAGGGCCCAGGAGGCTCCGGAGGAACAGGAGGCTCCGGAGGAACAGGCGACTCGGGAGGTACGGGAGACGCCGGAGGAACCGGGGACGACGGCGGGACCGACAGCGGCACCGGTGGTACCGAGGCCAACGGCGGTACGGACGGGGGCGACCCGGACGGTACGGCCGGCGGTACGGACGACCCCACGCCCACCCCGCCACCGTCGCACTCTCCGTCCTCGTCGTCCTCGTCCACGAACGGGGGCGGCGCCGCCACGGGCGGAGCGGCCGGCGGCGGGACCGGTTCCGCCGGTGGCGAGGGCGGTGTCACTCCCGACGGCGCCTCGGGCGACAGCCTCGCCGCCACCGGCGTCACCCCCCTCCCGCTCGCCGTGACCGCCGCCGCCCTCCTGCTCGCCGGCGCGAGCGCCCTCACCCTGGCCCGTCTGCGCCGCTCCCGCCCGTAAGTCCCTCCCGTAAGTCCCGCCCGTAAAGGCTTCCGGCGCCGGACCCGGCACCGGCCACCGCCATGCACCGACCTCATCGAAAGGCAGCACACCCACCATGCGCCACACCCTCGCCCGCCGCGCCACGATCCTCACCGCAGCGCTCGGCCTGGCTCTCACTGGAGCGATCCCCGTCGCCTCGGCCTCAGCCTCCGCCCCCGCCGCGCCCGCCGCGGCGAAGGCCAACGCCCCGGTCACCGTGACCCTCACCGTCCGCGGCCCCGACAACAGCACGCTCTTCAACGGCCCGGTCGCCACCACCGGCCACACCGTCACCACGGCCTCGGGCGGCACCCACAAGTGCGACGGCACCAACAATGGCGCGAATCCCACCCCGGGGGCCACGCCCACCGCCGCCCTCGACGATGCCGCCAAGAAGCAGCACTTCACCTGGGACGGCACCTGGTACCCGTCGTTCGACGACTACTTCGTGACCACCGTCGCGGGCACCGGCGGCGGCTCCGACGCCTACTGGAACATTTCCGTCAACGGCACTCCCACCCCGGTCGGCGGCTGCCAGTTCCGTATCAAGGCGGGGGACAAGGTCGCCTTCACCTGGACCAAGCTGTGAGGGCCGGACCAAGCTCCAAGGGCTGGACCAGGCTGTAGGGGCTGGACCCAGGCGCCGTGGCGGACAGCGTCCGGCGCCTACTCCGCGCCGTGCTCCGACTCGTGCTGGAGGATGCACTGCTGCCAGTGCGCCAGTGCCTCCTCCCGGTCGCCGCCGGTGTCCTGTGCGGCGACGATGAGCGCGTCGGCGGCCATCGCGGCCAGCCGTACCGCGATGTGGCACACGTCGCGCTGCGGAAGCGGCCGGAGGAGTTCCACCGCGCCGTCGCTGTCCCCGGCCAGGGCGCAGGCGACGATGGCCATCGTGGTGCGATCCCACTCGAACTCGGGCATGGGGAGAGCATGCCCAGCCCACGGCCGGTGAAGTGCCCGGGCGCCTGGGCCCGGGGCCGTAGCGGCCGATACCGGCCGATACCGGCCGACGTCGGCGGGCAGCGACTCCCGTTGAAAGTTGACGCACGGTGACGCCTTTCTGGAACTCCTCGGTCCGCCTCCCGCTTCGTTTCGGCCTCGTCTCCGCTTCGCCCCCACTCCGGTTCCCGGCCGCCGTGTGAGCTGCGCCACGTCGCGTTTTCCAGACACCGACGTTCGTATAGCGGACAAAGTGACCGGCCACGCCAAGACGCCTGCGAATGCCGCACCGAACACCCGACTTGACCTACGTAACGGCAATCGCTGCCCGAATTGCCCTTCAAAGCAGGAGCGTTCACTAGCTGTTGGCAAAAAAATCGTTTGGTCGACAAACATGGCGACCGCATGCAAGATGTGCCGCAAGCCGTCGACCAACGGCCAGTTACACACCGTTTGCCGTATCGCGAGTCCGCATACCGAGACGCTGCCGTACGCACGATCCCCGTGCGTCACCCTCCCGACCGCACCGCCGCGACCGAGAAACAGCAGTTCGGCCAGGAGCGGTTCGTACGAGGGGAAGAGGCACCATGGGCCGCTACATGCTGCGCCGCCTGGCCAACTACCTGGTTCTGGTGATCGTCGCGGCGTCTCTGACGTACTTTCTGGCAGGGCTGACCCTCAACCCGCGGGCGAAGTTCGAGGGCCGCAACCCCCCGCTCTCCGAGACCGCCATCAGCAGGACGCTCGACGACTACAACATGAACCCGGACACCCCCGTGGTGACCCGCTTCGTGCACTGGGCCGGCGACGTCGTGCACGGCGACCTCGGCAAGACCATCGAGGGCGACTCCGTCAACGACGACTTCGGCCGCCGCGTCGGCGTCAGCACCCGGCTGCTGCTGCTCGCCACCCTCATCGGCTCCGCCCTGGGCGTGGCCGTGGGCACCCTGGGCGCGATCCGCCAGTACCGGTTCTTCGACAGATTCACGACCCTGGCGTCCTTCTTCGTGCTGGCCATGCCGGTGTTCGTCATCGGCGTCGCGCTGAAGATCGGCGCCACCATCCTGAACGACGGCTCGCAGACCCTGAAGGTCCTCGGCGAGTACGACGCCCAGTTCGCCGGGCAGTGGAACTGGGACGCACTGGTCAACCGTGCCCAGCACATGCTGCTGCCCGCGCTGACCCTGATCATCGTCCAGGTCGCCCTCTACAGCCGCTACCAGCGCAGCACCATGCTGGACGTGCTCGGCTCGGACTTCCTGCGCACCGCCCGCGCCAAGGGGCTACGGCACCGCACGGCCCTGGTCAAACACGGCCTGCGGACCGCGATCCTGCCGGTCGTACCGCTGCTGGTCTACAACATCGTGCTGCTGTTCACCGGCGCCACCTTCACCGAGAAGACCTTCGGCTGGCACGGCATGGGCGAGCTGCTCGTCGACTCGATCACCAAGCAGGACGTCAACTCGGTGGCCACCGTCGGCCTGTTCACCGCCGTCCTGGTCCTGATCGCCGGTCTGCTCTCCGACCTGCTGTACGCGGCCCTGGATCCGCGCGTACGGGTGCGCTGAGCCACCCGCCCGACCCGGCCCGTCACCCCACCCGTCGTTTCCTCTGGAGAACGCGCGATGAGCGTCCAGCAACCACCCGTGGCCGACCCGGCCCCCGCACCACTGCCCGCCCCCGTCGAAGAGGGCACCACCGCGGTCGCCCCGCGCCGTACCTCGCGGGCCCGGCTGACCGTACGCCGCTTCGCCCGCAACCGGCTCGCGCTGTTCGGGCTGGCGGTGCTGATCCTGCTCTTCCTCGCCGCGTACGCGGGCCCGCTGCTGACCAAGTGGGACTACAAGTCCCACGACTTCCTGAACTTCATGTCGGGGCCCTCCGGCGAGCACTGGTGGGGCACCACCCAGGGCGGCGTGGACCTGTTCGCACTGACCATGCGCGGCCTCCAGAAGTCGCTGGTCATCGGCCTGCTGGTGGGCATCATCTCCACCTTCCTGTCGGCCGTCGTCGGGGCCTTCTCCGCCTACTTCGGCGGCTGGGCCGACCGGGTGCTGATGTGGCTGGTGGACCTGCTGCTGGTCATGCCGTCCTTCCTGATCATCGCCGTGATGTCCCCGATGTTCCGCGATTCGAGCTGGCTGGTGTTCGTCGCGCTGCTCGGCGCCTTCAGTTGGATGATCACCGGCCGGGTCGTCCGCAGCATGACCTTCACCCTCAAGGACCGGGAGTTCGTCAAGGCTGCTAAGTACATGGGCGTACCGGCCCCCGTCATCATCTTCCGGCACATCCTGCCCAACATGGCCTCGATGCTGATCATCGACACCGTCATCCAGGCAGGCGCCGCGGTCATCGGGGAGAGCGGACTGTCCTACTTCGGCTTCGGCGTCCAGGCCCCGGACGTCTCCCTGGGCACGGTCATCGCCGACAACACCACCAACGCCTCCACCTACCCCTGGCTGTTCTTCTTCCCCGCCGGCTGCCTGGTCCTGATCGGCCTGTCCATCGCCTTCATCGGCGACGGCCTGCGGGACGCGCTGGACCCCAACTCCACGCGCGCCAAGGCCCGCCCGGCCCGCAGGAAGAACCGCGCAGCGACCAGCAAGCCCCTCAAGGAAGGCGCCACCCGGTGACCGAGCAGCACGACACGGCCCGGGCCGCGGCCCGGCCCGTCCTGGAAGTGACCGACCTGCACGTCTCCTTCCCCAGCGAGGCCGGTCCCGTACACGCCGTGCGCGGGGTCAGCTACGCCGTACGGCCCGGGGAAGTGCTCGGCATCGTCGGCGAGTCGGGCTCAGGCAAGTCGGTGTCCTCGATGGCCGTCCTGGGGCTGCTGCCCCCCGCCGCCGAGGTCAAGGGGTCCGTCAAGCTGGAGGGACGCGAACTGCTCGGCCTCGGGGACGCCGCGATGTCCAAGATCCGCGGCAAGGGCATCGGCATGGTCTTCCAGGACCCGCTGTCCGCCCTCACCCCCGTCTACAGCGTCGGCAACCAGATCATCGAGGCGCTCCGCGTCCACCAGGACCTGGACAAGGCCGCCGCCCGCAAGCGGGCGATCGAGCTGCTGGACGTCGTCGGCATCCCCGACCCGCGGCGCCGCGTGGACGCCTTCCCGCACGAGTTCTCCGGCGGTATGCGGCAGCGCGCGATGATCGCGATGGCCATCGCCAACGACCCGCAGGTCATCATCGCGGACGAGCCGACCACCGCGCTGGACGTCACCATCCAGGCGCAGGTCCTGGACGTCCTGAAGACCGCGCAGGAGGTGACCGGCGCCGCCATCGTCATGATCACCCATGACCTCGGGGTGATCGCCGGCTTCGCCGACCGGGTGCAGGTGATGTACGCGGGCAGGCCGGTGGAGACCGGCTCGGTGGACGAGGTCTACTACGCGCCCCGCATGCCGTACACCATCGGCCTGCTGGGCTCGATCCCGCGCCTGGACGACACCGGGCACGGCGCCCTGGTCCCCGTACACGGCAATCCGCCCACCATGTCCGACCTCGCGCCCGGCTGCCCCTTCGCGCCGCGCTGCCCGGTCGCCGTGGACCGCTGCCGCGAGACGGAACCGGAGCTGGTGGTTCCGGGAGCGGGAGCATCTGCGGGAAAGCCGGGGAAGGACGCGGACGACGGCGCGGGCCACCCCGTAGCCTGCCACCGCGCCCACGAGATCGGTACGGACGCGCTGCCCCGGGA
Encoded proteins:
- a CDS encoding ABC transporter permease — translated: MSVQQPPVADPAPAPLPAPVEEGTTAVAPRRTSRARLTVRRFARNRLALFGLAVLILLFLAAYAGPLLTKWDYKSHDFLNFMSGPSGEHWWGTTQGGVDLFALTMRGLQKSLVIGLLVGIISTFLSAVVGAFSAYFGGWADRVLMWLVDLLLVMPSFLIIAVMSPMFRDSSWLVFVALLGAFSWMITGRVVRSMTFTLKDREFVKAAKYMGVPAPVIIFRHILPNMASMLIIDTVIQAGAAVIGESGLSYFGFGVQAPDVSLGTVIADNTTNASTYPWLFFFPAGCLVLIGLSIAFIGDGLRDALDPNSTRAKARPARRKNRAATSKPLKEGATR
- a CDS encoding energy-coupling factor transporter transmembrane protein EcfT, with product MSALPRTVHPGAWWLWALGMAVAAGRTANPVLLVLILAVTGFVVAQRRGDAPWALAFRMYLILGGYIVAMRVLFRIVFGGGQGDTVLFTLPQIPLPQWAAGIRLFGPVAAEQLLGGLYDGLRLATVVVCVGAANALANPKRMLKALPGALYEIGTSVVVTLTVASQLAESVQRVRRARMLRGGTTFGAVGGTAGGPRKGRTAGGLRKGRTALRSRTPRTATPRTARARRRNIGALRGIVVPVLEDAMNRSLALAAAMASHGYGRTGGRATPRARLLTGTLVIAGLLGVCAGLYGATGASTPPYLGTPLLLGGLSLAGCGFVLGGRRVRRSVYRPDPWRGAEWLVAASGVVAAALMYAASRTDAASLYPRSPPSPGPR
- a CDS encoding prenyltransferase/squalene oxidase repeat-containing protein — translated: MPPSLRLRATAVTPAAALAAALLLPGTAQAAPAAPAAKSVTALRSPAKAAATWMAGRLTGGTNASGDHGLTADIVMGIAATGTGGKTAAKATAWLEVNAASYINRGTPGRVFAGGTAKLTLVAAIQHRDPHDFGGQDLTRTLLGRLQDNGRFTDDLPSGDGSNQFTQSLAVLALKRTGDLPERAVDFLARSRCADGGFPLYFRSDPSACKSHTDSTGLAVQALLAAGRPAAARPALDWLVKQQLKDGSFRDNGFGTPPGNSNSTALDVQALAAGGRTGAAAKGVAWLRSRQLGCGAPAADRGAVGYAEPKADGTALRATAQVVPALAGKSLGQIDAKDAAAGLEPVRCTPADDGSSGGGTQGPGGSGGTGGSGGTGDSGGTGDAGGTGDDGGTDSGTGGTEANGGTDGGDPDGTAGGTDDPTPTPPPSHSPSSSSSSTNGGGAATGGAAGGGTGSAGGEGGVTPDGASGDSLAATGVTPLPLAVTAAALLLAGASALTLARLRRSRP
- a CDS encoding DUF4430 domain-containing protein, translating into MRHTLARRATILTAALGLALTGAIPVASASASAPAAPAAAKANAPVTVTLTVRGPDNSTLFNGPVATTGHTVTTASGGTHKCDGTNNGANPTPGATPTAALDDAAKKQHFTWDGTWYPSFDDYFVTTVAGTGGGSDAYWNISVNGTPTPVGGCQFRIKAGDKVAFTWTKL
- a CDS encoding ABC transporter permease; the protein is MGRYMLRRLANYLVLVIVAASLTYFLAGLTLNPRAKFEGRNPPLSETAISRTLDDYNMNPDTPVVTRFVHWAGDVVHGDLGKTIEGDSVNDDFGRRVGVSTRLLLLATLIGSALGVAVGTLGAIRQYRFFDRFTTLASFFVLAMPVFVIGVALKIGATILNDGSQTLKVLGEYDAQFAGQWNWDALVNRAQHMLLPALTLIIVQVALYSRYQRSTMLDVLGSDFLRTARAKGLRHRTALVKHGLRTAILPVVPLLVYNIVLLFTGATFTEKTFGWHGMGELLVDSITKQDVNSVATVGLFTAVLVLIAGLLSDLLYAALDPRVRVR
- a CDS encoding ATP-binding cassette domain-containing protein, giving the protein MIRFDRVTFTYAGAARPALHEVGLEIGEGELCLVTGRTGVGKSTLLGAVNGLVPHFTGGHLQGTVTVDGISTAHLPPQEFAHLVGVVGQDPLAGFVTDTVEEEMAYGMEQLALRPEVMRKRVEETLDLLGIAELRHRALRTLSGGQQQRVAIGSVLTAHPRVLVLDEPTSALDPTAAEEVLSAITRLVHDLGTTVLVAEHRMERVLQYADRLVHLTGDGRVRDGDPAELMRTSDVAPPVVRLGRLAGWSPLPLSVRDARRQAGGLRARLAQHPAARSAPPPAARPATTPAVPVPASAHGSARVPGSESGAWRPVLRAERITVAYGGTVAVREVDLDLRRGEVTALMGRNGSGKSSLLWALQGSGPRHSGRVDVGGTDPGRGSPRKARTLVGLVPQTAGDLLYLHTVEDECAQADAESGAAQGTCRALLDSLAPGVPGARHPRDLSEGQQLALVLAVQLTAAPGVVLLDEPTRGLDYHAKEVFARLVRRLADEGRAVVVATHDVEFTARAADRVVVMAQGEIVADGPTPQVVVSSPAFAPQVAKVLGPQPWLTVEEVESALEALEAVV
- a CDS encoding ECF transporter S component, which translates into the protein MSVLPFRLRTGTVLTLASVAGLAMFCWPLFLAPPQAATAHTADAPLIFLVAMPVLLAVVLAEMAGGGIDTKALALLGVLSAVNAGLRPLGAGTAGIETVFFLLVLAGRVFGPGFGFVLGATSLFASALLTAGVGPWLPFQMVASGWIGLGAGLLPKRVTGKAEIAMLAAYGVAVAYVFGLLMNLWFWPFTAGPDTQLSFVAGASLPENLHRFLIFTLVTSTFGWDTGRAVTNLIAILALGPAVLAVLRRAARRAAFGAPVTVTPTPTSAPEKPPAPEKPPAPEKPPVTGNLPLPASAPVLPYEQGASPCHRPSG